Proteins encoded within one genomic window of Oryza brachyantha chromosome 7, ObraRS2, whole genome shotgun sequence:
- the LOC102701464 gene encoding filamin-A-interacting protein 1 isoform X1: protein MSSSSNGNGHYPINGAKVPQKRENKQEVHVFHDKMQLDKNAAFRACQKDRHYIEKLELELRNCYQEIDYLQDQLNIRNVEANIMGEHIHSLELKLTELEKFPERVRVIDDELMRSDSQCWLLMDEVRCQEEKLKKAALQIEKLENVNLDSQCEIESLKLDLTTLEQRLFDADSFGQHVSADKAIAENKLSEYKLQLQEAQRTIDHLVLENKELKQLFHGGAAKQSALTSDEQLEETIEKIDGKDYEDGAILEKVAKQSEESELLIEQLKEELREQKLKAKEDAEDLTQEMAELRYQITGMLEEEYKRRSCIEQAAIQQIQELEAQVSKEQRKLSGALRRLQESHELAHKQSMEIKKLKDSLGRFNSAMNLRTVCRSCSCGFCAMLIELSNCSIEGPVDVRSSDEKPQNQALLEWRPDEPADGETG from the exons ATGTCTAGTAGTTCCAATGGCAATGGGCACTATCCTATTAATGGTGCAAAGGTTCCgcaaaaaagagagaacaaGCAAGAGGTACATGTTTTTCACGAT AAAATGCAGCTAGACAAAAATGCAGCTTTTAGGGCCTGTCAGAAGGATAGACATTACATTGAGAAATTGGAATTGGAGCTGAGGAACTGCTATCAGGAAATTG ACTACTTGCAGGATCAGCTAAATATCCGAAATGTTGAAGCAAACATCATGGGAGAGCATATCCATAGTCTTGAGCTAAAACTAACCGAACTTGAAAAGTTTCCTGAAAGAGTGAGGGTCATAGATGATGAGCTGATGCGGTCTGATTCTCAATGCTGGCTTCTGATGGATGAAGTCCGGTGCCAAGAAGAGAAGTTAAAAAAGGCAGCCTTACAAATAGAGAAGCTTGAGAATGTAAATTTGGATTCCCAATGCGAGATTGAGAGCTTAAAACTTGATTTAACTACACTTGAACAGAGACTGTTTGATGCTGACAGCTTTGGTCAGCATGTTTCTGCAGATAAAGCAATAGCAGAGAATAAACTGAGTGAATATAAGCTCCAGCTGCAAGAGGCACAGAGGACTATTGACCATCTTGTACTTGAGAATAAAGAACTAAAACAGTTGTTCCATGGAGGAGCTGCTAAACAATCTGCTTTGACATCTGATGAGCAACTTGAAGAAACAATTGAGAAGATTGATGGTAAAGACTACGAGGACGGTGCAATTCTTGAAAAGGTAGCAAAGCAGAGTGAAGAATCTGAACTACTGATTGAACAGCTGAAG gaagAGCTTCGAGAACAAAAACTGAAGGCAAAGGAGGATGCAGAGGATCTCACCCAAGAAATGGCTGAACTAAGATACCAAATAACTGGCATGCTTGAGGAAGAATACAAGCGCCGATCTTGCATTGAGCAGGCAGCTATCCAACAAATCCAGGAACTAGAAGCTCAG GTCTCCAAAGAGCAGAGAAAATTAAGTGGAGCCCTGAGGAGATTGCAGGAATCGCATGAACTAGCTCACAAGCAATCTATGGAGATAAAGAAATTGAAGGATTCTTTAGGG AGGTTCAACTCTGCTATGAACCTCAGGACAGTTTGCAGATCTTGTTCTTGTGGGTTCTGTGCAATGTTGATAGAACTGTCTAACTGCTCTATTGAAGGGCCAGTTGATGTTAGATCTTCCGATGAGAAGCCACAGAACCAAGCGCTACTAGAATGGCGTCCTGATGAACCTGCTGATGGTGAAACCGGCTAG
- the LOC102701464 gene encoding filamin-A-interacting protein 1 isoform X2, with the protein MSSSSNGNGHYPINGAKVPQKRENKQEKMQLDKNAAFRACQKDRHYIEKLELELRNCYQEIDYLQDQLNIRNVEANIMGEHIHSLELKLTELEKFPERVRVIDDELMRSDSQCWLLMDEVRCQEEKLKKAALQIEKLENVNLDSQCEIESLKLDLTTLEQRLFDADSFGQHVSADKAIAENKLSEYKLQLQEAQRTIDHLVLENKELKQLFHGGAAKQSALTSDEQLEETIEKIDGKDYEDGAILEKVAKQSEESELLIEQLKEELREQKLKAKEDAEDLTQEMAELRYQITGMLEEEYKRRSCIEQAAIQQIQELEAQVSKEQRKLSGALRRLQESHELAHKQSMEIKKLKDSLGRFNSAMNLRTVCRSCSCGFCAMLIELSNCSIEGPVDVRSSDEKPQNQALLEWRPDEPADGETG; encoded by the exons ATGTCTAGTAGTTCCAATGGCAATGGGCACTATCCTATTAATGGTGCAAAGGTTCCgcaaaaaagagagaacaaGCAAGAG AAAATGCAGCTAGACAAAAATGCAGCTTTTAGGGCCTGTCAGAAGGATAGACATTACATTGAGAAATTGGAATTGGAGCTGAGGAACTGCTATCAGGAAATTG ACTACTTGCAGGATCAGCTAAATATCCGAAATGTTGAAGCAAACATCATGGGAGAGCATATCCATAGTCTTGAGCTAAAACTAACCGAACTTGAAAAGTTTCCTGAAAGAGTGAGGGTCATAGATGATGAGCTGATGCGGTCTGATTCTCAATGCTGGCTTCTGATGGATGAAGTCCGGTGCCAAGAAGAGAAGTTAAAAAAGGCAGCCTTACAAATAGAGAAGCTTGAGAATGTAAATTTGGATTCCCAATGCGAGATTGAGAGCTTAAAACTTGATTTAACTACACTTGAACAGAGACTGTTTGATGCTGACAGCTTTGGTCAGCATGTTTCTGCAGATAAAGCAATAGCAGAGAATAAACTGAGTGAATATAAGCTCCAGCTGCAAGAGGCACAGAGGACTATTGACCATCTTGTACTTGAGAATAAAGAACTAAAACAGTTGTTCCATGGAGGAGCTGCTAAACAATCTGCTTTGACATCTGATGAGCAACTTGAAGAAACAATTGAGAAGATTGATGGTAAAGACTACGAGGACGGTGCAATTCTTGAAAAGGTAGCAAAGCAGAGTGAAGAATCTGAACTACTGATTGAACAGCTGAAG gaagAGCTTCGAGAACAAAAACTGAAGGCAAAGGAGGATGCAGAGGATCTCACCCAAGAAATGGCTGAACTAAGATACCAAATAACTGGCATGCTTGAGGAAGAATACAAGCGCCGATCTTGCATTGAGCAGGCAGCTATCCAACAAATCCAGGAACTAGAAGCTCAG GTCTCCAAAGAGCAGAGAAAATTAAGTGGAGCCCTGAGGAGATTGCAGGAATCGCATGAACTAGCTCACAAGCAATCTATGGAGATAAAGAAATTGAAGGATTCTTTAGGG AGGTTCAACTCTGCTATGAACCTCAGGACAGTTTGCAGATCTTGTTCTTGTGGGTTCTGTGCAATGTTGATAGAACTGTCTAACTGCTCTATTGAAGGGCCAGTTGATGTTAGATCTTCCGATGAGAAGCCACAGAACCAAGCGCTACTAGAATGGCGTCCTGATGAACCTGCTGATGGTGAAACCGGCTAG
- the LOC102718475 gene encoding pentatricopeptide repeat-containing protein At4g21705, mitochondrial: MAAAAAGRRLGRSRPLLLLRLPGHARSHGSTPVLLRAVAASPSSPRSHSAGRRPPGLQSTLWPLGHPGTLLVPEIERWAAKPGNRLRPVELERIVKELRKRRRHRQALEVSEWMNAKGHVKFLPKDHAVHLDLIGEIHGSSAAETYFNNLSDKDKTEKPYGALLNCYTRELLVDKALAHFQKMKELGFVFSPLPYNNIMGLYTNLGQHEKVPSVIAEMKSNSIIPDNFSYRICINSYGTRADFFGMENTLEEMECEPQIVVDWNTYAVVASNYIKGNQREKAFSALKKAEAKINTKDSDSYNHLISLYGHLGDKSEVNRLWALQMSNCNRHINKDYTTMLSVLMKIDEIGEAEELLKEWESSGNAFDFQVPNVLLTGYRQKGLLDKAETLLDDFLKRGKMPPSTSWAIVAAGYAEKGDVVKAYELTKNALCVYAPNTGWNPRSEIIEMILKYLGDEGDPEEVETFIDLLKAAVPMNSAMTDALSRARMREEKNVKDAV, from the exons atggccgccgccgccgccggtcgccgcctcggccggagcagacccctcctcctcctccgcctccctgGCCACGCCCGATCCCATGGCTCAACCCCCGTCCTCCTGCGCGCCGTTGctgcctccccctcctcccctcgcagccacagcgcggggaggcggcccCCGGGCCTGCAGTCCACGCTGTGGCCGCTGGGCCACCCGGGCACGCTCCTGGTGCCGGAGATCGAGCGGTGGGCGGCCAAGCCCGGcaaccgcctccgccccgtcgAGCTCGAGCGCATCGTCAAGGAGCTCCgcaagcgccgccgccaccgccaggcCCTCGAG GTCTCCGAATGGATGAATGCCAAGGGACATGTAAAATTTCTACCAAAGGATCATGCTGTTCACCTGGATTTGATTGGTGAAATCCATGGAAGCAGCGCAGCAGAGACCTACTTCAATAACCTGTCAGATAAAGATAAGACAGAGAAACCCTATGGTGCACTTCTTAACTGCTACACTCGAGAACTCTTGGTTGACAAAGCCTTGGCTcattttcagaagatgaaagAGCTGGGTTTTGTGTTCTCGCCACTTCCCTACAACAACATCATGGGCCTTTATACGAACCTAGGACAGCATGAAAAGGTCCCTTCGGTAATTGCAGAGATGAAAAGCAACAGTATCATTCCTGATAACTTCAGCTACAGAATATGCATAAATTCTTATGGCACAAGGGCAGATTTTTTCGGAATGGAGAACACCCTTGAAGAGATGGAGTGTGAACCTCAAATCGTTGTTGATTGGAACACCTATGCTGTCGTGGCTAGCAACTACATCAAGGGCAACCAAAGGGAGAAAGCATTTTCTGCCTTAAAgaaagcagaagcaaaaataaatacaaaagatTCAGATTCCTATAACCACCTGATTTCCTTATATGGACATTTGGGGGACAAATCAGAGGTCAATAGGCTGTGGGCTCTCCAAATGTCCAACTGCAATAGGCATATTAATAAGGACTACACTACAATGCTTTCAGTGCTTATGAAGATTGATGAGATTGGAGAAGCTGAAGAATTGCTCAAAGAGTGGGAGTCAAGCGGAAATGCATTTGACTTCCAAGTTCCAAATGTCCTTCTCACTGGATACCGCCAGAAGGGCTTGCTGGACAAGGCAGAGACGCTTCTTGATGACTTCTTGAAGAGGGGAAAGATGCCCCCTTCAACCAGCTGGGCGATTGTGGCAGCTGGCTATGCGGAGAAAGGTGATGTTGTGAAGGCATATGAACTGACAAAGAATGCCCTGTGTGTATACGCTCCAAATACTGGTTGGAACCCTAGGTCAGAGATTATTGAGATGATACTTAAGTATCTTGGAGATGAAGGTGATCCTGAGGAGGTTGAAACTTTCATTGATCTGCTGAAAGCTGCTGTGCCAATGAACTCAGCTATGACTGACGCTTTGTCAAGGGCCCGaatgagagaagaaaaaaatgttaaagaTGCAGTGTAA
- the LOC102718758 gene encoding uncharacterized protein LOC102718758 translates to MDAVAVLSGGAGSGMRRCRVCGKGFSCGRSLGGHMRSHVTFGDAVAEADGGGGGGGGGGDGDGEVNGGRCSNGVVGYGLRENPKKTRRLSEFDEEDEVVEEGGDGGELMACRECGKLFSTWRSLVGHMRRHASGGRDRGDEDDEFDGPEAEEEEEVMVAPAAVTVIAAPPRRRRRSMRVAAPAPAPPPVPGGGFEKEQEDVALCLLMLSRDTGMWRSPVKAVEPFEMVEQKKKKATAKQPPPIPRNGYGYNSDEDSALLQCGDAKTNNTGRGGGDVAKCRKRRASYYAPNSISPKQQQQQRAAAPAKRTRYECPGCGKVFSSYQALGGHRASHKRINTSCSAPKAAAATATAPEPSSETYASLGDGTLSPSASPDSVATAIGNSKTNKSAAEKFGGQQVTGACSDDGELYASSSGNVELELEQHSPPAATAFLDLNFPPASSSEVA, encoded by the coding sequence ATGGATGCGGTGGCGGTGCTCTCCGGTGGTGCTGGGAGTGGGATGCGTCGGTGTAGGGTGTGCGGGAAGGGGTTCTCGTGCGGGCGGTCGCTGGGCGGGCACATGCGGTCGCATGTCACGTTTGGGgacgcggtggcggaggctgatggtggtggtggtggtggtggcggtggcggtgacgGTGACGGTGAGGTGAATGGTGGGAGGTGCTCTAATGGCGTGGTGGGGTATGGGCTGAGGGAGAATCCCAAGAAGACGAGGCGGCTGTCGGAGTTTGATGAGGAGGatgaggtggtggaggagggtggcgatggcggcgagcTCATGGCGTGCCGGGAGTGCGGGAAGCTGTTCTCGACGTGGCGCTCTCTGGTCGGGCACATGCGGCGCCATGCATCCGGCGGGAGGGATCGTGGGGACGAGGACGATGAGTTCGATGGCccggaggcagaggaggaggaggaggttatggtggcgccggcggcggtgactgtgatcgccgcgccgccgaggcggagacggcggtCGATgcgcgtggcggcgccggcaccagcgccaccgccggtgccGGGCGGCGGGTTTGAGAAGGAGCAGGAGGACGTCGCGCTCTGCCTCCTCATGCTCTCGCGCGACACCGGCATGTGGCGGTCGCCGGTCAAGGCCGTCGAGCCGTTCGAGATGGTggagcagaagaagaagaaggcgacgGCGAAACAGCCGCCGCCCATCCCAAGAAACGGCTATGGCTACAACTCCGATGAGGATTCAGCTCTGCTCCAGTGCGGTGATGCCAAGACCAATAAcaccggccgcggcggcggcgacgtcgcgaaGTGCAGGAAGCGAAGGGCTAGCTACTACGCTCCCAATTCCATCTCaccgaagcagcagcagcagcaacgcgcggcggcgccggcgaagcgCACGCGGTACGAGTGCCCGGGGTGCGGCAAGGTGTTCAGCTCCTACCAGGCGCTCGGCGGCCACCGCGCGAGCCACAAGCGGATCAACACCAGCTGCAGCGCCCCCAaggccgcggccgccacggcgacggcgccggagccGAGCTCGGAGACGTACGCCTCGCTCGGCGACGGCACCCTCTCCccctcggcctcgccggacTCGGTGGCCACCGCCATTGGCAACAGCAAGACCAACAAGTCAGCGGCGGAGAAGTTCGGTGGGCAACAAGTCACCGGCGCGtgctccgacgacggcgagctaTACGCCAGCTCGAGCGGCAACGTGGAGCTAGAGCTGGAGCAgcactcgccgccggcggccacggcgttTCTTGATCTCAACTTCCCGCCGGCCTCATCATCAGAGGTGGCCTGA